Proteins encoded within one genomic window of Haematobia irritans isolate KBUSLIRL chromosome 5, ASM5000362v1, whole genome shotgun sequence:
- the LOC142238442 gene encoding sodium-dependent nutrient amino acid transporter 1: MNTSYDKLRQKQINILQVEQGDEAKHSILYSKDNISTSELESSDTSSTIRDKWGNEIEFLFSCIALSVGLGNVWRFPFIALANGGGAFVIPYVIVLLLIGRPVYYMEVILGQFSSRGCVKAFGMVPLMKGIAYGQVYSTAVATTYYASIMALTIKYLIASFAEILPWTYCRPEWGAACLATSETIQELNDTATIKRVSSAELFFTKSVLREAENLNEGLGSPSWDLVLCLLAAWILIAIILIKGIRSSGKASYFLALFPYVVMLILLWRALTLPGALDGIVYFLKPQWDQLLNPQVWYNAITQMFFSLAICFGTLVMYASFNNFRKNVYRDVIIITSVDSFTSILAGCIIFGILGNLAYETNSPDISSVVKGGAGLAFISYPEAIAKFKFLPQIFAVLFFLMLLVLGMGSNVGMASCVITVIKDRFTHLPHWMLATTIAVVGFLCGIIYMTPGGQFILNLVDFFGCSFIALFLAIAELIAVAWMYGVKRLCQDIEFMLGVKTGLYWRVCWALITPGLMFGVLLYTLITLEPLTYNGVGYPDKIYGLAWLLWAIGVAQLPLWALYTIYKAKGHTLKEKIYNSMRPTRSWGPSDPKLLEEYLIFRKNLPSSEESHNIAEHTTIWSRIYDNIFN; encoded by the exons ATGAATACCTCCTATGATAAACTTCGACAAAAGCAAATCAATATTCTGCAGGTGGAGCAAGGCGATGAAGCTAAACACAGTATATTATACTCCAAGGATAAT ATTTCCACTTCCGAGTTGGAAAGTAGTGATACCAGTTCAACAATCCGTGACAAATGGGGCAATGAGATAGAATTTTTGTTCTCTTGCATAGCCCTGTCAGTGGGTTTGGGTAATGTTTGGCGTTTTCCCTTTATAGCATTGGCCAATGGTGGTGGGGCTTTTGTGATACCCTATGTGATAGTATTGTTGCTGATAGGACGACCAGTGTATTATATGGAGGTAATTTTGGGTCAGTTCTCCAGTCGTGGTTGTGTCAAAGCCTTTGGTATGGTGCCGCTAATGAAGG GCATTGCTTATGGTCAAGTATATTCCACAGCTGTGGCCACCACATATTATGCCAGTATCATGGCCCttaccataaaatatttgattgcttcgtttgccgaaattttacctTGGACCTATTGTCGTCCTGAATGGGGAGCGGCTTGTCTAGCAACATCTGAAACTATACAAGAACTAAACGATACGGCAACAATAAAGAGAGTTTCATCAGCTGAattattttttaccaaatctgTTTTGCGAGAAgctgaaaatttgaatgaaggtTTGGGTTCACCCAGTTGGGATTTGGTTCTATGTTTGCTGGCTGCCTGGATATTAATTGCCATTATACTCATCAAAGGAATTCGTAGTTCTGGCAAGGCCTCATATTTCCTGGCCTTATTTCCTTACGTCGTAATGCTTATACTTTTGTGGAGGGCCCTGACTCTTCCCGGAGCTTTGGATGGTATTGTGTATTTCTTGAAACCACAATGGGATCAGCTGTTAAATCCACAA GTTTGGTATAATGCCATAACTCAAATGTTCTTTTCGTTGGCCATCTGTTTTGGTACGCTGGTCATGTATGCATCCTTTaataattttcgtaaaaatgtttatag AGATGTCATTATTATTACCAGTGTGGATTCGTTTACATCCATATTGGCCGGATGTATTATCTTTGGTATTCTTGGAAATTTGGCCTATGAGACTAATAGTCCAGACATTTCGAGTGTGGTCAAGGGTGGAGCAGGCTTGGCCTTCATCTCTTATCCAGAGGctatagcaaaatttaaatttttaccacaAATTTTTGCTGTTCTCTTCTTTTTGATGCTTTTGGTATTGGGCATGGGCAGTAATGTGGGCATGGCTTCATGTGTGATAACAGTGATAAAGGATCGTTTTACCCATCTACCCCATTGGATGCTGGCCACTACAATAGCAGTGGTGGGATTTCTCTGCGGAATTATCTACATGACTCCTGGAGGAcaatttatattgaatttggTGGATTTCTTTGGTTGCTCTTTCATTGCTCTTTTCTTGGCTATAGCTGAATTAATTGCTGTGGCATGGATGTATG GAGTCAAACGTTTGTGCCAGGATATCGAATTTATGTTGGGTGTTAAGACTGGTCTATATTGGCGTGTATGTTGGGCCCTCATTACACCCGGTTTAATGTTTGGTGTTTTACTCTATACCCTTATAACATTGGAACCTTTGACCTACAATGGTGTGGGCTATCCGGACAAAATTTATGGTCTCGCTTGGCTTTTATGGGCCATAGGTGTTGCCCAATTGCCCTTATGGGCTTTATATACCATTTACAAAGCCAAAGGCCATACATTAAAAGAG aaaatcTATAATTCTATGAGACCTACCAGATCCTGGGGACCTTCAGATCCTAAACTTTTAgaagaatatttaatatttagaaaaaatcttcccTCTTCGGAGGAAAGTCACAATATTGCAGAACATACAACCATATGGTCTAGAATTTAtgataatatatttaattaa